Proteins co-encoded in one Candidatus Pelagibacter sp. RS40 genomic window:
- a CDS encoding septation protein A — translation MNKSFLKFITDIGPLVIFFFFYYNNDKNLKIAIPPLIVATIIAVLIVWILEKKIPMVPLISGVLITLFGGLTIYFDNPVFIYMKPTIINILFALALFFGKYFTDEPVLKKILGKSLPLSDEGWKILNNRWMYFFFGLALLNEVIWRTQTEEFWVNFKVWGMLPITFIFTAFQIGLINKYKINE, via the coding sequence GTGAATAAATCTTTCTTAAAATTTATTACAGATATTGGACCTTTAGTAATTTTTTTTTTCTTTTATTATAATAACGATAAAAATTTAAAAATAGCTATACCTCCACTCATAGTTGCAACTATAATTGCAGTTCTTATAGTTTGGATACTAGAGAAAAAAATTCCAATGGTTCCACTGATAAGTGGAGTGTTAATTACATTATTTGGAGGTTTAACAATATATTTTGATAATCCAGTTTTCATCTACATGAAGCCCACAATAATTAATATTTTATTCGCGTTAGCCTTATTTTTCGGAAAATATTTTACAGATGAGCCTGTTTTAAAAAAAATTTTAGGAAAATCTTTACCATTAAGTGACGAAGGCTGGAAAATCTTAAATAATAGATGGATGTATTTCTTTTTTGGTCTTGCATTATTAAATGAAGTAATTTGGCGAACGCAAACAGAGGAGTTTTGGGTTAACTTCAAAGTTTGGGGAATGCTTCCAATCACATTTATTTTTACTGCTTTTCAAATTGGTCTGATTAACAAGTACAAGATAAATGAATAG
- a CDS encoding DUF2794 domain-containing protein: MNRNLKLVVNNLKKDEEIKYFFEKNELKIILDLYAKMVSEGSWRDYGLSISSKQVSFSVFKNAAENAIYKICKNFKPSNKNLRYLITDTNGKILKNSFDLENLLKNTNWKKLKN; the protein is encoded by the coding sequence ATGAATAGAAACTTAAAACTTGTTGTAAATAACTTAAAAAAAGATGAGGAAATAAAGTATTTTTTCGAAAAGAATGAGTTGAAAATTATTTTGGATCTCTATGCTAAAATGGTATCTGAAGGATCTTGGAGAGACTACGGGCTTTCTATTTCTAGCAAACAAGTAAGTTTTAGTGTTTTTAAAAATGCTGCAGAAAATGCTATCTATAAAATTTGTAAAAATTTTAAACCATCAAACAAAAACTTAAGATATTTGATCACTGATACCAATGGTAAGATATTAAAAAATTCATTTGATCTTGAAAATTTATTAAAGAATACTAATTGGAAAAAATTAAAAAATTAA
- a CDS encoding Bax inhibitor-1/YccA family protein: MEFNKENILNKSTIAKQAVAMDEGLRAYMLKVYNYMATGVLLTGIIALLSFKMSVVTDANGSIVALTEFGNTIYMSGLKWVVMLAPLAIVFYMSFGINKMSSSKAQTTFWIFAALMGLSLSSILLVYTGLSVTRVFFISSATFGAMSIYGYTTRRDLTKFGSFLMMGLIGIIIASLVNIFLKSSMMYFAISIIGVLIFVGLTAYDTQKIKNMYVASDTGELMGKKAVMGALTLYLDFINLFIMLLRLFGQRR, from the coding sequence ATGGAATTCAACAAAGAAAATATTTTAAATAAATCTACAATTGCAAAACAAGCAGTTGCAATGGATGAAGGTTTAAGAGCCTACATGTTAAAAGTATATAACTATATGGCTACAGGAGTTCTGTTAACTGGAATTATAGCACTGTTATCTTTCAAAATGTCGGTTGTTACAGATGCAAATGGTTCAATTGTTGCATTAACTGAATTTGGTAATACTATATATATGTCAGGATTAAAGTGGGTAGTAATGCTCGCACCTCTTGCAATAGTTTTTTACATGAGTTTTGGAATTAATAAAATGAGTTCATCAAAAGCTCAAACTACCTTTTGGATATTCGCAGCTTTAATGGGTCTTTCTTTGTCCTCAATTCTTTTAGTTTACACAGGTTTAAGTGTTACTAGAGTATTTTTCATATCTTCAGCAACTTTTGGTGCAATGAGTATTTACGGTTACACAACAAGAAGAGATCTAACTAAATTTGGATCTTTTTTAATGATGGGCTTGATTGGAATTATTATTGCTTCACTAGTTAACATTTTTCTTAAATCTTCTATGATGTATTTTGCAATTTCTATAATTGGAGTATTAATTTTCGTGGGCTTAACTGCTTATGATACTCAAAAGATTAAGAATATGTATGTTGCCTCAGACACTGGAGAATTAATGGGCAAAAAAGCAGTTATGGGTGCTTTAACTTTGTATTTAGATTTCATTAATTTATTTATAATGTTGCTGAGACTCTTTGGTCAGAGAAGATAA
- a CDS encoding aldo/keto reductase: protein MNYKKLGNTDLKVSTICLGTMTWGEQNTEAEAFEQMNFALNEGVNFWDTAELYAVPPKKETYGHTEKIIGNWLKKNGKREDIILATKVAGPSRDYLRKGENSFVGKNLENALNHSLKRLNTDYVDLYQLHWPERNVNNFGRLGYEHKENEWNQFEDVLNELKKYVDKGKIRYVGLSNETPWGVMNYIKLSKDKNLPRMMSIQNPYSLLNRSYEVGLAEVSIREQIGCLSYSPLASGYLSGKYRNGELPRGSRMERDYDFWTRYRKPNTEKAVEEYFKISEKYGLDMSQMSIKFCEEQEFMTSVIIGATTMDQLKTNIESVKVKLDQEVINAINNVQKIFPNPCP, encoded by the coding sequence ATGAATTACAAAAAATTAGGAAATACTGACCTTAAAGTAAGCACAATTTGTCTCGGTACAATGACCTGGGGAGAACAAAATACTGAAGCGGAAGCCTTTGAACAGATGAATTTTGCATTAAATGAGGGTGTAAACTTTTGGGACACAGCTGAACTTTATGCAGTTCCTCCAAAAAAGGAAACTTACGGTCATACAGAAAAAATCATAGGCAATTGGTTAAAAAAAAACGGAAAAAGAGAAGATATTATTTTAGCAACAAAAGTTGCTGGACCATCTAGGGATTACTTAAGAAAAGGTGAAAATAGTTTTGTAGGTAAAAATTTAGAAAATGCGCTTAATCATAGTCTTAAAAGATTGAACACTGACTATGTAGACTTGTATCAACTGCATTGGCCAGAAAGAAATGTCAATAACTTTGGAAGATTGGGTTATGAACATAAAGAAAATGAATGGAATCAATTCGAAGATGTTCTTAATGAGTTAAAAAAATATGTTGATAAGGGTAAAATTAGATATGTAGGGCTATCAAATGAAACTCCTTGGGGAGTGATGAATTATATTAAACTTTCTAAAGATAAAAATTTACCAAGAATGATGTCTATTCAAAATCCCTATAGTTTGCTGAATAGATCTTATGAAGTCGGACTTGCAGAGGTGTCTATAAGAGAACAGATAGGATGTCTTTCCTATTCACCTTTGGCAAGTGGATATTTGTCAGGCAAATATAGAAATGGAGAATTGCCAAGGGGCTCGAGAATGGAAAGAGATTATGATTTTTGGACCAGATATAGAAAGCCCAATACTGAAAAAGCAGTAGAGGAATATTTCAAAATAAGTGAAAAATATGGTCTAGATATGAGTCAAATGTCCATTAAATTTTGTGAGGAGCAAGAATTTATGACTAGCGTGATCATAGGTGCAACAACCATGGATCAGTTGAAAACTAATATAGAAAGTGTAAAAGTCAAATTAGATCAAGAAGTAATAAATGCAATTAATAATGTTCAAAAAATTTTTCCAAATCCATGTCCGTAA
- a CDS encoding invasion associated locus B family protein, translating to MSVIRYSIIFLFLTFSSGFAEEVKKIGKFKDWEVIQVLDTSGKICFAQSKPVLQSPKKGDREARLFVTFRPTDKISDEVSTTSGYEYNSQNSIIASSGKSKYKFDIAQEDFAWISSSKIEKRIIKRMKKASRIMVTAYNKSGSQTIDHYSLMGFTKAYNSAKKNCT from the coding sequence ATGTCCGTAATTAGATACTCAATTATTTTTTTATTTTTAACATTTTCATCAGGCTTTGCTGAAGAAGTTAAAAAAATTGGAAAGTTTAAAGACTGGGAAGTAATTCAAGTATTAGATACAAGTGGAAAAATTTGTTTTGCTCAATCTAAACCTGTTTTACAATCTCCAAAAAAGGGAGATAGAGAGGCAAGATTATTTGTTACATTTAGGCCAACTGATAAAATTTCAGACGAGGTGAGCACTACATCAGGTTACGAATATAATAGTCAAAATTCAATAATAGCATCATCTGGAAAATCTAAATATAAATTTGATATTGCGCAGGAAGACTTTGCGTGGATTTCAAGCAGTAAAATAGAAAAAAGAATTATAAAAAGAATGAAAAAAGCGTCAAGAATAATGGTTACTGCATATAATAAATCAGGATCTCAAACAATTGATCATTATTCTTTGATGGGTTTTACTAAAGCATACAATTCAGCAAAAAAAAATTGCACATAA